A single Drosophila miranda strain MSH22 chromosome XR, D.miranda_PacBio2.1, whole genome shotgun sequence DNA region contains:
- the LOC108151729 gene encoding uncharacterized protein CG43867 isoform X11, whose translation MDNYRKKVRAMEQRLSEWPKPPAQPHPPQQQQQQQQPPNHQQQQTPSCATTAGGAAAAAAAAAAAAGAGVPGAPLEAERTITSLEIQVEEQRQLRLHDARQIEAKAAKIKEWVNNKLRDLEEQNQVLREQNVKCNQQLELLKNHIANQSQRHSIVGPVRNSLSLDVQDFAGGSAETRRRSESLDPSQEIISRPLTSSYPHHQHRRNLSMEPQELERNLVAAVDGLTLAPLSSIASKAPSTGIGAGAASAGGGSLPRPDSSDTDTAHDYAEIYTPSCEKLPAWMKNNPALMASGGNSSTTTTTSDLGVPRPPTPPLHRFPSWEAKIYQVANDGLAGTGPGTGTSTAESTVSHEPDAAASNTLSNGRSRHGTHGHGHVGHGHGHRHGTATSTGTATGDGNGTVGGSGTPGTPLPPTRQQQTASGGFCDISVPVYATVKGRASQIRSMPFTGDSSDDSSDGEDHAVMLTHNSHNSSSTDNTETSTSGSASSPSKSLKTSSSLSPAKRSGSESPKNAKARVHLHQPRTSTSTQPQHLHHQPLHHQHHQHHHHHHTLPHQGLTLTLSPTCLPQGGSGQSTLPRAHQTATATATATLRLPVPPIVAPRCIASASSPQHMRGTVISDLSFESGLSDDYALPPDAVSESTCMDASMPSLLMRASYVDSPSKKIESLEKMGHLAKLGGKLKTWRKRWFVLKNGSLNYWKSQHDVQRKPQGQIQLDEACRINRAEGASTFEIDTGKKVYYLTADSHATMDDWIRVLQNVQRRNATKLLLSRDDQKPTVQGWVTKVKNGHAKKCWCVLLGKMFLYFKAPAETNPLGQINMRDARVEEVEHVSDSDSEEREDAAQDQARLTVAIYPAHQGPTYLILSGKPERDNWLYHLTVVSGGGPSAGTQYEQLVQKLMETDGDPNCVLWRHPILLHTKDTITAPLTSMHTETMQPEAIKLFKSIQLFMSVAVNQPGIDYHVVLAQNALQHSLDMPELQTEMICILIKQTSRHMGQKLSVGVQVNKKLGKQTRQLLLCATQSLFTCDTQQAGNAHANGSSPTSIQAPIAAPIIDCKSNPPAYSFVQGWQLLALAVSLFVPKSSRLLWYLKLHLSRNADTKTETGKYAAYCERALERTLKNGGRETKPSRMEVLSILLKNPYHHSLPHAIPVHMMNATYQVVSFDGSTTIEEFQATLAHELGTRDASNGFCLFSDDPIEKDLEHYLEPLAKLCDVISKWETALREKGSGKFENSRVIQLSYKNRLYWKHTIKCETDKERLLQCYQTNAQIVQGRFPLSRELALELASLMSQIDMGDYSLEKSRDVGVGLKGLDKFYPYRYRDALGAEQLKEVQELLISKWMLLKGRSTLDCVRIYLTCCRKWPYFGACLFQAKPRQSETSHVAWLAVAEDALNVLELSTMAPVARYPYSSVMTFGGCQDDFMLVVSHDDGTLAGGCEQKLLFAMSKPKILEITLLIADYMNALGHTVPGTPQMNSLTRNGSHRSLRASNRPAPGAGSTVAASGLTSIGIGTGGPGSGTGFSTNATTTAHNTLNSHATHTLNSTHSHTLSSSHHATTGGGGGSHPGTLSSGHHHHQHQQQHHHHQPDILKSTPDHQRIK comes from the exons gcagcagcagcagcagctgcagcagccgcagcaggagcaggagtcCCAGGAGCACCGCTCGAAGCTGAGAGGACCATCACCTCGTTGGAGATCCAGGTGGAGGAGCAGCGACAGTTGCGACTGCACGACGCCCGCCAGATCGAGGCGAAGGCGGCCAAGATCAAAGAGTGGGTGAACAATAAGCTGCGGGATCTCGAGGAGCAGAACCAGGTGCTGCGCGAGCAGAACGTCAAGTGCAACCAGCAGCTGGAGCTCCTGAAGAACCACATCGCGAACCAGTCGCAGCGGCACAGCATCGTCGGACCCGTGCGGAATAGCCTGAGCTTGGACGTGCAGGACTTTGCCGGCGGATCGGCGGAGACGCGCAGGCGCAGCGAGAGCCTCGATCCCTCGCAGGAGATCATCAGTCGACCGCTGACCAGCTCCTATCCCCACCACCAGCATCGGCGCAATCTCTCGATGGAGCCGCAGGAGCTCGAGCGCAATCTGGTGGCGGCCGTCGACGGCCTCACCCTGGCACCCCTCTCCAGCATCGCCAGCAAGGCGCCCTCgacaggaattggagcaggcgCTGCTTCCGCGGGAGGGGGATCGCTGCCCCGTCCGGATAGCTCCGACACGGACACGGCCCACGACTACGCGGAGATCTACACGCCCTCGTGCGAGAAGCTGCCCGCCTGGATGAAGAACAATCCCGCGCTGATGGCCAGCGGCGGgaacagcagcaccaccaccaccaccagtgACCTGGGCGTCCCCCGGCCACCGACACCGCCACTACACCGCTTCCCGAGCTGGGAGGCCAAGATCTACCAGGTGGCCAACGATGGGTTGGCCGGCACAGGTCCTGGCACAGGCACCAGCACAGCCGAGAGCACCGTCAGTCACGAGCCAGATGCAGCCGCCAGCAATACCCTGTCGAACGGAAGGTCCCGACATGGGACACACGGTCATGGCCATGTGGGACACGGACACGGGCACAGACATGGCACGGCCACGAGCACGGGCACGGCAACTGGAGACGGCAATGGAACAGTGGGAGGCAGCGGCACACCAGGCACTCCGCTGCCGCCAACGCGGCAGCAACAAACCGCCAGCGGCGGCTTCTGTGATATTTCGGTGCCCGTGTACGCAACGGTCAAGGGACGGGCTTCCCAGATCCGCTCGATGCCCTTCACTGGGGACTCGAGCGACGACTCCAGCGATGGGGAGGACCATGCCGTGATGCTCACCCACAATTCGCATAACTCGAGCAGCACGGACAACACGGAGACCTCCACCTCCGGCAGCGCCTCGAGCCCCTCCAAGAGCCTGAAGACCTCTTCGAGCCTCAGTCCCGCGAAGCGGAGTGGCTCCGAGAGCCCCAAGAACGCCAAGGCGCGTG TCCACCTCCACCAGCCAcgcacatccacatccacacagccacagcatCTCCACCACCAACCACTGCACCACCAACATCACCagcaccatcaccatcaccacaCATTACCCCACCAGGGGCTGACGCTGACACTGTCGCCGACATGCCTGCCCCAAGGCGGTTCAGGGCAGAGCACGCTGCCACGTGCACACCAgacagcaacggcaacggcaacggctaCGCTGCGGCTACCAGTGCCACCGATCGTTGCACCCCGTTGCATCGCCTCTGCATCCAGTCCCCAACACATGCGTGGCACAGTAATTTCAGATCTTTCCTTTGAATCAGGCCTCTCGGATGACTACGCCCTGCCCCCGGACGCCGTGTCGGAGTCCACCTGCATGGATGCCTCGATGCCGTCGCTACTGATGCGGGCCTCCTATGTGGATTCGCCCAGCAAGAAGATCGAGTCCTTAGAAAAG ATGGGTCACCTGGCCAAGCTGGGTGGCAAGCTTAAGACGTGGCGCAAGCGGTGGTTCGTCCTGAAGAACGGGTCCCTAAACTACTGGAAGAGCCAGCACGATGTGCAGCGGAAGCCGCAGGGGCAGATCCAACTGGACGAGGCATGTCGCATAAATCGGGCGGAGGGAGCCTCCACCTTCGAGATAGACACCGGGAAGAAGGTCTACTATCTGACGGCCGACTCCCATGCTACCATGGACGACTGGATCCGGGTGCTGCAGAATGTGCAGCGACGGAACGCGACCAAGCTGCTTCTCAGCCGCGACGACCAGAAGCCCACGGTCCAGGGCTGGGTGACGAAGGTGAAGAACGGCCATGCCAAGAAGTGCTGGTGCGTGCTGCTCGGCAAGATGTTCCTCTACTTCAAGGCTCCAGCGGAGACG AATCCCCTGGGACAGATCAACATGCGCGATGCACGCGTCGAGGAGGTGGAACACgtctcggactcggactcagAGGAGCGCGAGGATGCCGCCCAGGATCAGGCACGACTCACCGTCGCCATCTATCCGGCCCACCAGGGACCCACCTACCTGATCCTGTCCGGAAAGCCTGAGCGCGACAATTGGCTCTACCACCTGACGGTGGTCTCTGGCGGAGGTCCAAGCGCTGGCACACAGTACGAGCAGCTCGTGCAGAAGCTCATGGAGACGGACGGAGATCCAA ATTGCGTTCTGTGGCGCCATCCCATACTGCTGCACACCAAAGACACCATCACGGCACCGCTCACGTCCATGCACACGGAGACCATGCAGCCAGAGGCCATCAAACTGTTCAAG AGCATTCAGCTGTTCATGTCGGTGGCTGTGAATCAGCCGGGCATCGATTACCATGTGGTGCTGGCACAGAATGCACTGCAGCACTCCCTGGACATGCCCGAGCTGCAGACGGAGATGATCTGCATATTGATCAAGCAGACCTCCCGGCACATGGGCCAGAAGCTCAGTGTCGGCGTCCAGGTAAACAAGAAGCTGGGCAAGCAAACGCGC CAACTACTGTTGTGCGCCACCCAAAGCCTGTTCACCTGTGATACCCAACAGGCGGGCAATGCCCATGCCAACGGCAGTTCGCCCACATCTATTCAG GCACCTATTGCTGCACCCATCATCGACTGCAAGTCGAATCCGCCGGCGTACAGCTTCGTTCAGGGCTGGCAGCTCCTCGCTCTGGCCGTCTCCCTGTTTGTCCCGAAGTCGAGTCGCCTGCTGTGGTACTTGAAGCTGCATCTTTCACGGAATGCGGACACCAAGACCGAGACGGGCAAGTATGCGGCCTACTGTGAGCGGGCCCTGGAGCGCACTCTAAAGAACGGCGGCCGCGAAACGAAGCCATCGCGCATGGAGGTACTCTCCATTCTCCTGAAGAACCCATATCACCACTCCCTGCCCCATGCCATACCCGTGCACATGATGAACGCCACCTACCAG GTGGTCTCCTTTGACGGCTCGACGACCATCGAGGAGTTCCAGGCGACGCTCGCCCACGAACTAGGAACCCGAGATGCGAGCAATGGCTTCTGTCTGTTCAGCGATGATCCCATCGAGAAGGATCTGGAGCACTATCTGGAACCGCTAGCCAAGCTGTGCGACGTGATCAGCAAGTGGGAGACGGCGCTGCGGGAGAAGGGGTCTGGGAAGTTCGAGAACTCGCGCGTCATCCAGCTGAGCTACAAGAACCGGCTCTACTGGAAGCACACAATAAAGTGCGAGACGGACAAGGAGCGGCTGCTGCAGTGCTACCAAACGAATGCCCAGATCGTCCAGGGTCGCTTTCCCCTGTCCcgcgagctggccctggagcTGGCCTCGCTCATGTCGCAGATCGACATGGGCGACTACTCGCTGGAAAAGTCGCGCGATGTGGGCGTCGGCCTCAAAGGGCTTGACAAGTTCTATCCGTACCGATACCGAGACGCCCTCGGGGCCGAGCAGCTGAAGGAGGTTCAAGAGCTGCTCATCTCCAAGTGGATGCTCCTTAAGGGCCGCTCCACACTCGACTGCGTCCGCATCTACCTGACCTGCTGCCGCAAGTGGCCCTACTTCGGGGCCTGCCTCTTCCAGGCCAAGCCACGTCAGAGCGAGACCTCGCACGTAGCCTGGCTGGCCGTCGCCGAGGATGCGCTGAACGTGTTAGAGCTGTCCACGATGGCGCCGGTGGCGCGCTATCCTTACAGTTCGGTGATGACATTCGGCGGATGCCAGGACGACTTCATGCTAGTCGTCTCCCACGACGATGGCACACTGGCCGGCGGCTGCGAACAGAAGCTTCTCTTCGCGATGAGCAAGCCCAAGATCTTGGAGATCACCCTGCTCATAGCCGACTACATGAACGCCCTTGGTCACACGGTGCCCGGCACGCCCCAGATGAATTCCCTGACCCGCAACGGATCGCATCGCTCGCTGCGCGCCTCCAATCGTCCTGCTCCCGGTGCCGGATCCACTGTGGCCGCTTCAGGCCTCACcagcattggcattggcacaGGCGGACCGGGCAGCGGCACTGGCTTCTCCACCAACGCCACCACCACGGCCCACAACACGCTCAACTCCCATGCCACGCACACGCTCAACTCCACGCACTCGCACACGCTGAGCAGCTCGCATCACGCCACAACCGGAGGAGGCGGCGGTAGTCATCCGGGAACACTCAGCTCGGGCCATCATCAccatcaacatcagcagcagcatcaccaCCACCAGCCGGATATACTGAAAAGCACGCCCGACCATCAGAGGATCAAGTAG
- the LOC108151729 gene encoding uncharacterized protein CG43867 isoform X12 — MEQRLSEWPKPPAQPHPPQQQQQQQQPPNHQQQQTPSCATTAGGAAAAAAAAAAAAGAGVPGAPLEAERTITSLEIQVEEQRQLRLHDARQIEAKAAKIKEWVNNKLRDLEEQNQVLREQNVKCNQQLELLKNHIANQSQRHSIVGPVRNSLSLDVQDFAGGSAETRRRSESLDPSQEIISRPLTSSYPHHQHRRNLSMEPQELERNLVAAVDGLTLAPLSSIASKAPSTGIGAGAASAGGGSLPRPDSSDTDTAHDYAEIYTPSCEKLPAWMKNNPALMASGGNSSTTTTTSDLGVPRPPTPPLHRFPSWEAKIYQVANDGLAGTGPGTGTSTAESTVSHEPDAAASNTLSNGRSRHGTHGHGHVGHGHGHRHGTATSTGTATGDGNGTVGGSGTPGTPLPPTRQQQTASGGFCDISVPVYATVKGRASQIRSMPFTGDSSDDSSDGEDHAVMLTHNSHNSSSTDNTETSTSGSASSPSKSLKTSSSLSPAKRSGSESPKNAKARVHLHQPRTSTSTQPQHLHHQPLHHQHHQHHHHHHTLPHQGLTLTLSPTCLPQGGSGQSTLPRAHQTATATATATLRLPVPPIVAPRCIASASSPQHMRGTVISDLSFESGLSDDYALPPDAVSESTCMDASMPSLLMRASYVDSPSKKIESLEKMGHLAKLGGKLKTWRKRWFVLKNGSLNYWKSQHDVQRKPQGQIQLDEACRINRAEGASTFEIDTGKKVYYLTADSHATMDDWIRVLQNVQRRNATKLLLSRDDQKPTVQGWVTKVKNGHAKKCWCVLLGKMFLYFKAPAETNPLGQINMRDARVEEVEHVSDSDSEEREDAAQDQARLTVAIYPAHQGPTYLILSGKPERDNWLYHLTVVSGGGPSAGTQYEQLVQKLMETDGDPNCVLWRHPILLHTKDTITAPLTSMHTETMQPEAIKLFKSIQLFMSVAVNQPGIDYHVVLAQNALQHSLDMPELQTEMICILIKQTSRHMGQKLSVGVQVNKKLGKQTRQLLLCATQSLFTCDTQQAGNAHANGSSPTSIQAPIAAPIIDCKSNPPAYSFVQGWQLLALAVSLFVPKSSRLLWYLKLHLSRNADTKTETGKYAAYCERALERTLKNGGRETKPSRMEVLSILLKNPYHHSLPHAIPVHMMNATYQVVSFDGSTTIEEFQATLAHELGTRDASNGFCLFSDDPIEKDLEHYLEPLAKLCDVISKWETALREKGSGKFENSRVIQLSYKNRLYWKHTIKCETDKERLLQCYQTNAQIVQGRFPLSRELALELASLMSQIDMGDYSLEKSRDVGVGLKGLDKFYPYRYRDALGAEQLKEVQELLISKWMLLKGRSTLDCVRIYLTCCRKWPYFGACLFQAKPRQSETSHVAWLAVAEDALNVLELSTMAPVARYPYSSVMTFGGCQDDFMLVVSHDDGTLAGGCEQKLLFAMSKPKILEITLLIADYMNALGHTVPGTPQMNSLTRNGSHRSLRASNRPAPGAGSTVAASGLTSIGIGTGGPGSGTGFSTNATTTAHNTLNSHATHTLNSTHSHTLSSSHHATTGGGGGSHPGTLSSGHHHHQHQQQHHHHQPDILKSTPDHQRIK; from the exons gcagcagcagcagcagctgcagcagccgcagcaggagcaggagtcCCAGGAGCACCGCTCGAAGCTGAGAGGACCATCACCTCGTTGGAGATCCAGGTGGAGGAGCAGCGACAGTTGCGACTGCACGACGCCCGCCAGATCGAGGCGAAGGCGGCCAAGATCAAAGAGTGGGTGAACAATAAGCTGCGGGATCTCGAGGAGCAGAACCAGGTGCTGCGCGAGCAGAACGTCAAGTGCAACCAGCAGCTGGAGCTCCTGAAGAACCACATCGCGAACCAGTCGCAGCGGCACAGCATCGTCGGACCCGTGCGGAATAGCCTGAGCTTGGACGTGCAGGACTTTGCCGGCGGATCGGCGGAGACGCGCAGGCGCAGCGAGAGCCTCGATCCCTCGCAGGAGATCATCAGTCGACCGCTGACCAGCTCCTATCCCCACCACCAGCATCGGCGCAATCTCTCGATGGAGCCGCAGGAGCTCGAGCGCAATCTGGTGGCGGCCGTCGACGGCCTCACCCTGGCACCCCTCTCCAGCATCGCCAGCAAGGCGCCCTCgacaggaattggagcaggcgCTGCTTCCGCGGGAGGGGGATCGCTGCCCCGTCCGGATAGCTCCGACACGGACACGGCCCACGACTACGCGGAGATCTACACGCCCTCGTGCGAGAAGCTGCCCGCCTGGATGAAGAACAATCCCGCGCTGATGGCCAGCGGCGGgaacagcagcaccaccaccaccaccagtgACCTGGGCGTCCCCCGGCCACCGACACCGCCACTACACCGCTTCCCGAGCTGGGAGGCCAAGATCTACCAGGTGGCCAACGATGGGTTGGCCGGCACAGGTCCTGGCACAGGCACCAGCACAGCCGAGAGCACCGTCAGTCACGAGCCAGATGCAGCCGCCAGCAATACCCTGTCGAACGGAAGGTCCCGACATGGGACACACGGTCATGGCCATGTGGGACACGGACACGGGCACAGACATGGCACGGCCACGAGCACGGGCACGGCAACTGGAGACGGCAATGGAACAGTGGGAGGCAGCGGCACACCAGGCACTCCGCTGCCGCCAACGCGGCAGCAACAAACCGCCAGCGGCGGCTTCTGTGATATTTCGGTGCCCGTGTACGCAACGGTCAAGGGACGGGCTTCCCAGATCCGCTCGATGCCCTTCACTGGGGACTCGAGCGACGACTCCAGCGATGGGGAGGACCATGCCGTGATGCTCACCCACAATTCGCATAACTCGAGCAGCACGGACAACACGGAGACCTCCACCTCCGGCAGCGCCTCGAGCCCCTCCAAGAGCCTGAAGACCTCTTCGAGCCTCAGTCCCGCGAAGCGGAGTGGCTCCGAGAGCCCCAAGAACGCCAAGGCGCGTG TCCACCTCCACCAGCCAcgcacatccacatccacacagccacagcatCTCCACCACCAACCACTGCACCACCAACATCACCagcaccatcaccatcaccacaCATTACCCCACCAGGGGCTGACGCTGACACTGTCGCCGACATGCCTGCCCCAAGGCGGTTCAGGGCAGAGCACGCTGCCACGTGCACACCAgacagcaacggcaacggcaacggctaCGCTGCGGCTACCAGTGCCACCGATCGTTGCACCCCGTTGCATCGCCTCTGCATCCAGTCCCCAACACATGCGTGGCACAGTAATTTCAGATCTTTCCTTTGAATCAGGCCTCTCGGATGACTACGCCCTGCCCCCGGACGCCGTGTCGGAGTCCACCTGCATGGATGCCTCGATGCCGTCGCTACTGATGCGGGCCTCCTATGTGGATTCGCCCAGCAAGAAGATCGAGTCCTTAGAAAAG ATGGGTCACCTGGCCAAGCTGGGTGGCAAGCTTAAGACGTGGCGCAAGCGGTGGTTCGTCCTGAAGAACGGGTCCCTAAACTACTGGAAGAGCCAGCACGATGTGCAGCGGAAGCCGCAGGGGCAGATCCAACTGGACGAGGCATGTCGCATAAATCGGGCGGAGGGAGCCTCCACCTTCGAGATAGACACCGGGAAGAAGGTCTACTATCTGACGGCCGACTCCCATGCTACCATGGACGACTGGATCCGGGTGCTGCAGAATGTGCAGCGACGGAACGCGACCAAGCTGCTTCTCAGCCGCGACGACCAGAAGCCCACGGTCCAGGGCTGGGTGACGAAGGTGAAGAACGGCCATGCCAAGAAGTGCTGGTGCGTGCTGCTCGGCAAGATGTTCCTCTACTTCAAGGCTCCAGCGGAGACG AATCCCCTGGGACAGATCAACATGCGCGATGCACGCGTCGAGGAGGTGGAACACgtctcggactcggactcagAGGAGCGCGAGGATGCCGCCCAGGATCAGGCACGACTCACCGTCGCCATCTATCCGGCCCACCAGGGACCCACCTACCTGATCCTGTCCGGAAAGCCTGAGCGCGACAATTGGCTCTACCACCTGACGGTGGTCTCTGGCGGAGGTCCAAGCGCTGGCACACAGTACGAGCAGCTCGTGCAGAAGCTCATGGAGACGGACGGAGATCCAA ATTGCGTTCTGTGGCGCCATCCCATACTGCTGCACACCAAAGACACCATCACGGCACCGCTCACGTCCATGCACACGGAGACCATGCAGCCAGAGGCCATCAAACTGTTCAAG AGCATTCAGCTGTTCATGTCGGTGGCTGTGAATCAGCCGGGCATCGATTACCATGTGGTGCTGGCACAGAATGCACTGCAGCACTCCCTGGACATGCCCGAGCTGCAGACGGAGATGATCTGCATATTGATCAAGCAGACCTCCCGGCACATGGGCCAGAAGCTCAGTGTCGGCGTCCAGGTAAACAAGAAGCTGGGCAAGCAAACGCGC CAACTACTGTTGTGCGCCACCCAAAGCCTGTTCACCTGTGATACCCAACAGGCGGGCAATGCCCATGCCAACGGCAGTTCGCCCACATCTATTCAG GCACCTATTGCTGCACCCATCATCGACTGCAAGTCGAATCCGCCGGCGTACAGCTTCGTTCAGGGCTGGCAGCTCCTCGCTCTGGCCGTCTCCCTGTTTGTCCCGAAGTCGAGTCGCCTGCTGTGGTACTTGAAGCTGCATCTTTCACGGAATGCGGACACCAAGACCGAGACGGGCAAGTATGCGGCCTACTGTGAGCGGGCCCTGGAGCGCACTCTAAAGAACGGCGGCCGCGAAACGAAGCCATCGCGCATGGAGGTACTCTCCATTCTCCTGAAGAACCCATATCACCACTCCCTGCCCCATGCCATACCCGTGCACATGATGAACGCCACCTACCAG GTGGTCTCCTTTGACGGCTCGACGACCATCGAGGAGTTCCAGGCGACGCTCGCCCACGAACTAGGAACCCGAGATGCGAGCAATGGCTTCTGTCTGTTCAGCGATGATCCCATCGAGAAGGATCTGGAGCACTATCTGGAACCGCTAGCCAAGCTGTGCGACGTGATCAGCAAGTGGGAGACGGCGCTGCGGGAGAAGGGGTCTGGGAAGTTCGAGAACTCGCGCGTCATCCAGCTGAGCTACAAGAACCGGCTCTACTGGAAGCACACAATAAAGTGCGAGACGGACAAGGAGCGGCTGCTGCAGTGCTACCAAACGAATGCCCAGATCGTCCAGGGTCGCTTTCCCCTGTCCcgcgagctggccctggagcTGGCCTCGCTCATGTCGCAGATCGACATGGGCGACTACTCGCTGGAAAAGTCGCGCGATGTGGGCGTCGGCCTCAAAGGGCTTGACAAGTTCTATCCGTACCGATACCGAGACGCCCTCGGGGCCGAGCAGCTGAAGGAGGTTCAAGAGCTGCTCATCTCCAAGTGGATGCTCCTTAAGGGCCGCTCCACACTCGACTGCGTCCGCATCTACCTGACCTGCTGCCGCAAGTGGCCCTACTTCGGGGCCTGCCTCTTCCAGGCCAAGCCACGTCAGAGCGAGACCTCGCACGTAGCCTGGCTGGCCGTCGCCGAGGATGCGCTGAACGTGTTAGAGCTGTCCACGATGGCGCCGGTGGCGCGCTATCCTTACAGTTCGGTGATGACATTCGGCGGATGCCAGGACGACTTCATGCTAGTCGTCTCCCACGACGATGGCACACTGGCCGGCGGCTGCGAACAGAAGCTTCTCTTCGCGATGAGCAAGCCCAAGATCTTGGAGATCACCCTGCTCATAGCCGACTACATGAACGCCCTTGGTCACACGGTGCCCGGCACGCCCCAGATGAATTCCCTGACCCGCAACGGATCGCATCGCTCGCTGCGCGCCTCCAATCGTCCTGCTCCCGGTGCCGGATCCACTGTGGCCGCTTCAGGCCTCACcagcattggcattggcacaGGCGGACCGGGCAGCGGCACTGGCTTCTCCACCAACGCCACCACCACGGCCCACAACACGCTCAACTCCCATGCCACGCACACGCTCAACTCCACGCACTCGCACACGCTGAGCAGCTCGCATCACGCCACAACCGGAGGAGGCGGCGGTAGTCATCCGGGAACACTCAGCTCGGGCCATCATCAccatcaacatcagcagcagcatcaccaCCACCAGCCGGATATACTGAAAAGCACGCCCGACCATCAGAGGATCAAGTAG